The window AGTTTTAAAAGATGGAAGTGTTTTAGAATGTGGAAACCATAATGAATTGATGAAGAAAAAAGGATTCTACTATAATTTAAATCTTTCTAAAACTGATAATTTAGATGAGGAAAAAGACTAATAATAACCATGAACAATTTATTTTCTATTTTTGATTTACAAAAGAACTTTTATATGTCTAGTAATGAAATGTCATATAAGAATTTGTTGAGTAAGTTAATCCACTTTAATGAGGTTTTTAAAAAGTATGAAAAAGAACTTTATAAAGTTATAGGTGAAAGTTATGACCAACCTTTATGAGATATTTATCATACTGAAATTAAACCTGTCATTAGAGAAGTAAAATATTTTATTAAAAGAATTAAGATCTTTAGAAAAGCTAAACTATTAAAAAACAATTTTATTGATAACTTATTTAAACAAAACACTACTTATAGACAACCATATGGTTCATGTTTGTTTTTACTAAACCAAAGTATGCCAATTTCTAAAACTTTCATTTTATTAATTGGAGCTTTAGTTTGTGGGAATTCTTTATTTGTTAAACTACCTACTTTTACAGTTGATGTAAATAGAATTATTAAATGTATTTTCAAAGAAGTATTTAATGATAACTACATCTATTTCATTGATGAAAACATTTCAGAAAATGATTTAAAAAATGTATATGATTTTAATTTTGATTTAGTTTATTACAATGGTAATACTGCTAATGCTAAAACTATTCAAAGAATCTTTGCACCGAGATTAACTAAAATAGTTTTAGATATCAATAATAAAAATCCAGTTATTTTAGATGAAACTGCAAACTTAGAACTTGCAGCTAAAAAAATAATTTGATCAAAGATGTTATTAGGTGGTCAGACTTCACATTCTCCTGACTTTCTAATTATCCATGAATCAATTTTTCAATCATTTATTAAGATTTTAAAAACTGAATATGATTCACAATTTGGTAAGGGTGAAAAGATTGATAAAATAACTAGAATTGATACTAATCAAAATTATGAAAATATTACTTCTATATTAAATAAATCTCTTTCTAAAAACAGAATTATTTTTGGTGGTTTAACTGATAATAACCAAAGAAAAATTGAACTAACATTAGTTCAAGTAGATGATCTAAAATCAGCCTTGTTATCACAAGATATTAATTCTCCAATTTTACCAGTTGTAATATTTAATAGCTTCTCTGATATTAATGGGATTGTAGAACATAGTGATACTCCTTCTTGTATTTATTTCTTTAGTAAAAATAAAAAAAGAATTAACTCACTTTTAAAACAAATAGAATCAAGATTTTTCTGTATCAATAACATTTCTATTCCTTGGTTTAAAGGTCTTCCATTTGGAGGGATTAAAAATTCAGGAACCCATTTATATTCAAAAAGAGATACAGTAAAAGCTTTTACATATAAAAAGATTATTATTAAAGAGTTTTGAGATAGTAAAGAAAAATACTTAAACAATACTGAAAAAAATAATAAGATTAAAGAAAAAATAGAAAAAATGAATTAGTTTATTCATTAAACTTCCTAGGCACTATCTGGGAAGTTTTTTATTTTTCAATATTATAATTCTTACAATTTTTATTTTCATAATTTAAATAAAATATAATAAAATAG is drawn from Malacoplasma penetrans HF-2 and contains these coding sequences:
- a CDS encoding aldehyde dehydrogenase family protein, producing MNNLFSIFDLQKNFYMSSNEMSYKNLLSKLIHFNEVFKKYEKELYKVIGESYDQPLWDIYHTEIKPVIREVKYFIKRIKIFRKAKLLKNNFIDNLFKQNTTYRQPYGSCLFLLNQSMPISKTFILLIGALVCGNSLFVKLPTFTVDVNRIIKCIFKEVFNDNYIYFIDENISENDLKNVYDFNFDLVYYNGNTANAKTIQRIFAPRLTKIVLDINNKNPVILDETANLELAAKKIIWSKMLLGGQTSHSPDFLIIHESIFQSFIKILKTEYDSQFGKGEKIDKITRIDTNQNYENITSILNKSLSKNRIIFGGLTDNNQRKIELTLVQVDDLKSALLSQDINSPILPVVIFNSFSDINGIVEHSDTPSCIYFFSKNKKRINSLLKQIESRFFCINNISIPWFKGLPFGGIKNSGTHLYSKRDTVKAFTYKKIIIKEFWDSKEKYLNNTEKNNKIKEKIEKMN